The following are encoded in a window of Salinibacter ruber DSM 13855 genomic DNA:
- a CDS encoding Lrp/AsnC family transcriptional regulator: MSHRIDEIDAKILELLQRDGRMQRSDVAEEVDLSISAVSERMRKLEERDVIEEYRAVVDAKRLRLDITAFIRVSVDGSEHYPNFVDQVEGMEQVLELHSITGAGSHLMKVRTTDTTALEGFLSDIQAISGVSKTTTSIVLSTFKEERTVPTEPMELYDYDASSDE; the protein is encoded by the coding sequence ATGTCACACCGCATCGACGAAATCGACGCGAAAATTCTGGAACTGCTTCAGCGCGACGGGCGCATGCAGCGCAGCGACGTGGCCGAGGAGGTGGACCTCTCCATCTCGGCGGTCAGCGAGCGCATGCGGAAGCTTGAGGAGCGCGATGTCATCGAGGAGTACCGGGCCGTCGTTGACGCCAAGCGACTGCGGCTCGACATCACGGCGTTCATTCGCGTGTCCGTGGACGGGTCGGAGCACTACCCCAACTTCGTCGATCAGGTGGAGGGCATGGAGCAGGTGCTGGAGCTGCACTCCATCACGGGGGCCGGGTCGCACCTCATGAAGGTGCGGACGACGGACACGACCGCCCTGGAGGGGTTCCTCTCCGATATTCAGGCGATCTCCGGCGTCAGCAAGACGACCACGAGCATTGTGCTGAGCACCTTCAAGGAAGAGCGGACCGTGCCCACCGAGCCGATGGAGCTGTACGACTACGACGCGTCGTCCGACGAGTAG
- a CDS encoding NADH-quinone oxidoreductase subunit A, whose protein sequence is MFGDFVPLFLMIALALGLALTLLAAAAYIGPSRPSGTKTMPYESGMDPVGSAHERYSVKFYLVAMIFIVFDVEVVFMWPWAASFHSFVESGAGLGVIAVISLFTLILLVGLLYDVKKGGLDFEQ, encoded by the coding sequence ATGTTTGGCGACTTTGTGCCGCTGTTCCTGATGATTGCGCTGGCCCTGGGGCTGGCCCTGACCCTGCTGGCCGCGGCCGCCTACATTGGGCCGAGCCGGCCCAGTGGAACGAAGACCATGCCCTACGAGAGCGGCATGGACCCGGTGGGGAGCGCCCACGAGCGGTACTCGGTCAAATTTTACCTCGTGGCCATGATCTTCATCGTCTTCGACGTGGAGGTTGTCTTCATGTGGCCGTGGGCCGCCAGCTTCCACAGCTTCGTCGAGAGCGGTGCGGGGCTGGGGGTGATCGCCGTCATCTCGCTGTTCACGCTCATCCTGCTCGTCGGCCTGCTCTACGACGTGAAGAAGGGCGGGTTGGACTTTGAACAGTAG
- a CDS encoding dipeptidase, whose translation MVRLLLYVLIGFAALVVAGYFTVAAPIADARYNTVQAEPPYDPSGRAQALHDTLMVADLHNDLLLWGRDPLTRHDRGHTDVPRLRAGGVGLQVFAAVTQVPRGRSYAGTDADALDQIPFLAAAQRWPVRTWTSRLERARYQAKKLRRAAARDGALFLLRTRADLDALLARRRTKGAAMGTLLAVEGLHALEGEAAHVDTLVDDGYRMMSLTHMHDNALGGASTGLDKGGLTGYGAAVVDRLVARNVTIDLAHASEALIDDVLARTRGPVVVSHTGVRATCDSPRNLSDRHIKAVAARGGVIGVGLWETAVCGTGPAAVAASMRHVADLVGVEHVALGTDFDGTVSVPFDATGFPLLTEALLAEGFSPRDIEQIMGANVVRVLRQSLPPAE comes from the coding sequence ATGGTTCGCCTGCTTCTGTACGTCCTGATCGGATTTGCCGCCCTCGTCGTCGCGGGCTACTTTACCGTTGCCGCCCCCATCGCCGACGCCCGCTACAACACCGTCCAGGCCGAGCCGCCCTACGATCCTTCGGGGCGGGCACAGGCCCTGCACGACACCCTGATGGTTGCGGATCTCCACAACGACCTGCTCCTGTGGGGGCGCGACCCGCTGACGCGCCACGACCGCGGCCACACCGACGTGCCGCGGCTGCGGGCGGGCGGGGTGGGCCTCCAGGTGTTTGCCGCCGTCACGCAGGTGCCGCGGGGCCGCAGCTACGCAGGGACGGACGCCGATGCCCTCGACCAGATTCCGTTTCTTGCCGCCGCCCAGCGCTGGCCCGTGCGGACCTGGACGAGCCGCCTGGAACGGGCCCGGTACCAGGCCAAGAAGCTCCGTCGCGCCGCGGCCCGGGACGGGGCCCTATTCCTGCTCCGCACCCGGGCCGACCTGGACGCCCTGCTCGCACGGCGCCGCACGAAGGGGGCCGCGATGGGGACCCTGCTGGCCGTCGAGGGGCTCCACGCGCTGGAGGGCGAGGCGGCGCACGTCGACACGCTCGTCGACGACGGCTACCGCATGATGAGCCTCACCCACATGCACGACAACGCCCTCGGCGGTGCGTCCACCGGGCTCGACAAGGGCGGCCTCACCGGCTACGGGGCCGCGGTGGTCGATCGGCTCGTGGCCCGCAACGTGACGATCGACCTCGCCCACGCGTCCGAGGCGCTCATCGACGACGTGCTGGCACGGACCCGCGGGCCCGTCGTCGTGAGTCACACCGGCGTGCGGGCCACCTGCGACAGCCCGCGCAACCTGAGCGACCGCCACATCAAGGCCGTCGCCGCCCGCGGCGGCGTGATCGGCGTGGGGCTGTGGGAGACGGCGGTGTGCGGCACCGGCCCCGCCGCGGTTGCCGCGTCGATGCGCCACGTGGCCGACCTCGTGGGGGTGGAGCACGTGGCGCTCGGCACCGACTTCGACGGGACGGTCTCGGTTCCGTTCGACGCCACGGGCTTTCCCCTCCTCACGGAGGCCCTCCTCGCTGAAGGGTTCTCTCCACGAGACATTGAACAAATCATGGGGGCGAACGTCGTGCGCGTGCTCCGCCAGAGCCTCCCGCCTGCCGAGTAA
- a CDS encoding TonB-dependent receptor encodes MLLGLVPLGAMAQGTGAVTGTVVDAADGAPLVGATVRLRAAAAPTVVRRGVTGETGTYQLDRIRPGRYVLEVTSLGYQRRHVHVTMEVGESRSVDVELRRDAFGLETIVEAPSRTRQRLLEAPASTTVLEPARIRREAKTSSVEALRAAEGVDVAQTGIDRREVALRGFNSAVSAGPHVRTDHREARAPALGLNLYSVMPNTTLDLDRIEAVQGPAGALYGTGVDGGVLHFVTRDPFRDPGTSFALSGGSRRYLNAQFRQAGVLGGAVGYKFTGQWGRADEWGLDPENARDVAELGRYRVYEDPESPALEGRNFVVRDVDGDGSAEAQLRREDRYRRYNVNGLLRYRFDRTTSLSLRGGYASLTSPLQSPIGTLQASNLGYTYGQLRLDAGDLSAQVGLDRNLSGDGTYLYRTGNAITDEGTRVDGRMQYAFGVDRLNTEVLVGSALDVTRLQSVPGGTTPDEEAFSTFGTYLQTITPLAPSVSLTLAGRADYLSVREEVQFSPRAALVYTPAPKHALRVSYNRTASVSSASPLLQLAPEVSAPPRATVTQTLEVGYKGQVADRLRIGVDGYYETRDDVFVPVGIPVEYQNGGTISYGGFDVSTELRASDALTAFGTMSVVSDDSFEGGAGRGDIALNAPAFKGKGGVDYGLPYRTTIGATVHHVDDFPVRFGPYTGTVDAYTLLDVRLRSSLPAVPGLSVNVTAQNVLGNAHREFVGSPALGRMVVARLTYELPSP; translated from the coding sequence GTGCTGCTGGGCCTTGTGCCCCTGGGGGCAATGGCGCAGGGCACAGGGGCCGTGACGGGAACGGTCGTCGATGCCGCCGACGGGGCGCCCCTCGTCGGGGCGACCGTGAGGCTGCGGGCCGCCGCTGCTCCGACGGTGGTCCGGCGTGGAGTGACGGGGGAAACAGGCACCTATCAGCTTGACCGCATCCGGCCCGGGCGCTACGTGCTTGAGGTGACGTCCCTTGGGTACCAGCGACGCCACGTCCACGTCACGATGGAAGTGGGCGAGTCGCGCAGCGTGGACGTCGAGCTGCGACGGGATGCCTTTGGCCTCGAAACGATCGTGGAGGCCCCATCGCGAACGCGACAGCGGCTTCTGGAGGCCCCCGCCTCGACGACTGTTCTGGAGCCGGCGCGCATCCGACGGGAGGCGAAAACGTCGTCGGTGGAGGCGCTCCGGGCCGCGGAGGGGGTCGACGTGGCCCAGACGGGCATCGACCGGCGCGAGGTGGCCCTTCGTGGGTTCAACAGCGCCGTCTCCGCCGGGCCCCACGTCCGGACGGACCACCGCGAGGCCCGCGCCCCCGCCTTGGGCCTGAACCTTTACAGCGTCATGCCGAACACGACGCTCGACCTCGACCGGATCGAGGCGGTGCAGGGGCCGGCCGGGGCGCTGTACGGAACCGGGGTGGACGGGGGCGTGCTCCACTTCGTCACGAGAGACCCGTTCCGGGACCCCGGTACGTCGTTTGCCCTCTCCGGCGGGTCGCGGCGATACCTCAACGCCCAGTTCCGTCAGGCCGGGGTCCTGGGCGGCGCGGTGGGCTACAAGTTTACCGGCCAGTGGGGGCGGGCCGACGAGTGGGGCCTCGATCCCGAGAACGCCCGGGACGTTGCAGAGCTCGGGCGCTACCGCGTCTACGAGGATCCGGAGTCCCCGGCCCTGGAGGGGCGAAATTTCGTGGTGCGGGACGTGGACGGGGATGGCAGCGCGGAGGCGCAGCTCCGTCGAGAGGACCGCTACCGGCGGTATAATGTGAATGGGCTGCTGAGGTACCGCTTCGACCGCACGACCTCGTTGTCCCTGCGGGGCGGGTACGCGTCGCTGACGAGCCCGCTGCAATCGCCGATCGGCACGCTTCAGGCCTCCAATCTGGGCTACACCTACGGACAGCTCCGCCTGGACGCCGGTGATCTCTCTGCTCAGGTGGGCCTCGACCGCAATCTTTCCGGGGATGGCACCTATCTCTACCGGACCGGAAATGCCATCACCGACGAAGGCACGCGGGTGGATGGGCGGATGCAGTACGCGTTCGGTGTGGATCGTCTCAACACGGAGGTGCTCGTCGGCTCGGCGCTGGACGTCACGCGCCTGCAGTCCGTTCCGGGTGGCACGACCCCGGACGAGGAGGCGTTCAGCACGTTCGGAACGTATCTCCAGACGATTACCCCACTGGCGCCCTCCGTGTCCCTCACCCTCGCGGGCCGGGCCGACTACCTGAGTGTTCGGGAGGAGGTCCAATTCTCGCCCCGGGCCGCACTCGTGTACACGCCCGCCCCGAAGCATGCCCTTCGCGTCAGTTACAACCGCACGGCGTCGGTGTCCTCGGCGTCGCCGCTCCTTCAGCTTGCGCCAGAGGTGTCGGCGCCGCCGCGGGCCACCGTGACCCAGACCCTGGAGGTGGGCTACAAGGGACAGGTTGCCGACCGTCTCCGGATTGGCGTAGACGGGTACTACGAGACGCGGGACGATGTCTTCGTGCCGGTGGGAATCCCGGTCGAGTACCAAAATGGCGGGACGATCTCGTACGGGGGATTCGACGTATCGACGGAGCTGCGGGCCTCCGACGCGCTCACGGCCTTCGGCACCATGTCTGTCGTGAGCGACGATTCCTTCGAGGGGGGAGCCGGGCGTGGAGACATCGCCCTCAACGCGCCGGCCTTTAAGGGAAAGGGCGGCGTCGACTACGGGCTCCCGTACAGAACGACGATCGGGGCCACCGTGCATCACGTGGACGACTTCCCAGTTCGCTTCGGGCCCTACACGGGAACGGTGGACGCCTACACCCTGCTCGACGTGCGGCTGCGGTCCTCCCTCCCGGCGGTGCCGGGACTGAGCGTGAACGTCACGGCCCAGAACGTACTCGGCAATGCCCATCGAGAGTTCGTGGGGAGCCCCGCGCTGGGGCGCATGGTCGTTGCCCGCCTCACCTACGAGCTTCCGTCGCCTTGA
- the glnA gene encoding type I glutamate--ammonia ligase, giving the protein MPTKTDVLEQIEAKGVDFLRLQFIDILGTVKNVSVPAHQAEKAFEEGIYFDGSSIEGFVRIQESDMRLDPDPDTFAVLPWRSQRGDDTVSARLICNIIDTSTGEPFVGDPRYVLQRAIDRAADMGFELNAGPEPEFFVFEKDENGRATTETHDAGGYFDLAPKDLAQEIRAEVIYTLEAMDFEVEASHHEVAQGQHEIDFKYDDALTTADNIATFRSVVRAIAELHDVHATFMPKPIAGINGSGMHTHLSLFEDGENVFHDGDDEFSLSDTAYDFLGGILEHAPALTAICNPTVNSYKRLVPGYEAPIYVAWSDVNRSALVRKPAARVPAASRIELRSPDPSSNPYLALATMLHAGLDGIEKGRSAPDPVRENIYEFTEADREARGIETLPSTLGQAVTALQKDDVVLDALGPHVSEKFTQAKTQEYTEFLASVSQWELDRYLETF; this is encoded by the coding sequence ATGCCGACCAAAACCGACGTCCTTGAGCAGATCGAGGCCAAAGGGGTAGACTTCCTGCGCCTCCAGTTCATCGACATTCTGGGGACGGTTAAAAACGTCTCCGTGCCGGCCCACCAGGCCGAAAAGGCCTTCGAGGAGGGCATCTACTTCGACGGCTCCTCCATCGAGGGCTTCGTCCGCATCCAGGAGTCGGACATGCGCCTGGATCCGGACCCGGACACCTTCGCCGTCCTCCCCTGGCGCAGCCAACGCGGGGACGACACCGTCTCGGCCCGTCTCATCTGCAACATCATCGACACCTCCACCGGCGAGCCCTTCGTGGGGGACCCGCGCTACGTCCTGCAGCGCGCCATCGACCGGGCGGCCGACATGGGCTTCGAGCTGAATGCGGGCCCCGAGCCTGAATTCTTCGTCTTCGAGAAGGACGAGAACGGACGGGCCACGACCGAGACCCACGACGCGGGCGGCTACTTCGACCTCGCGCCGAAGGACCTCGCGCAGGAGATTCGGGCGGAGGTGATCTATACGCTCGAAGCGATGGACTTCGAGGTGGAGGCGAGCCACCACGAGGTGGCCCAGGGCCAACACGAGATTGACTTCAAGTACGACGACGCGCTGACCACGGCGGACAACATCGCCACCTTCCGCTCGGTCGTGCGGGCCATCGCGGAGCTGCACGACGTGCACGCCACGTTCATGCCGAAGCCGATCGCCGGCATCAACGGGTCGGGCATGCACACGCACCTCTCGCTGTTCGAGGACGGGGAGAACGTCTTCCACGACGGCGACGACGAGTTCAGCCTGAGTGACACCGCGTACGACTTCCTCGGCGGCATCCTCGAGCACGCGCCGGCCCTGACGGCGATCTGCAACCCGACCGTCAACTCGTACAAGCGGCTCGTGCCCGGGTACGAGGCGCCGATCTACGTGGCCTGGAGCGACGTCAACCGCTCGGCCCTCGTGCGGAAGCCGGCGGCCCGCGTCCCGGCGGCCTCCCGGATTGAGCTCCGCTCGCCGGATCCGTCCAGCAACCCGTACCTCGCGCTGGCGACGATGCTGCACGCCGGGCTCGACGGCATCGAGAAGGGGCGCTCCGCCCCCGACCCGGTCCGCGAGAACATCTACGAGTTCACCGAGGCGGACCGCGAGGCGCGCGGCATCGAGACGCTCCCGAGCACGCTCGGCCAGGCGGTGACGGCCTTGCAGAAGGACGACGTGGTCCTCGACGCCCTGGGGCCGCACGTCAGCGAGAAGTTTACCCAGGCCAAGACGCAGGAGTACACCGAATTCCTCGCGTCGGTCTCGCAGTGGGAGCTCGACCGCTACCTGGAGACGTTCTAA
- a CDS encoding glycoside hydrolase family 15 protein gives MHSPDDQYAPIEDYAVIGDCASAALVGTDGAIDWLCWPRFDSPSIFAALLDAERGGRFQVRPTQDVSSVERRYMGDTNVLETTFTTETGVLRLTDLMPVGPPEAYRRELWPTHEILRRVECVEGTVPVQVACEPQVEYAQLDLSFEDRGAHGFFYNYDGAVLIARSEVPLTPSPGQNALYGEQTLRAGDRRFLSLTYDDEAPAVLPLLGDHAQRKLARTINYWRDWAGQCEYDGPYRDAVVRSALTLKLMTFAPSGAIVAAPTTSLPEAIGGERNWDYRYCWLRDAALTLRALYELGYEDEGRAFFSWLLHTTRPTAPELQVMYDVHGNTNLTERTLSHLEGYRQSPPVRVGNGAHDQLQLDTYGELISAAYEFVRREHELDPWHRRLLVSLGNEVCARWEEPDEGIWEVRSGRHHHTFSKAMCWVALERLLALHEEGYVTVPVDRYRTEAAHIRAAVEEQGYNEEKESYVATFGGDRLDASLLLLPTYGYKEATSPRMKSTFARIHEELAQNGLLHRYPPDTNDGFTSEEGAFGLCSFWDEEMFARLGRLDEAREKLGETIGYANDLGLFAEEIDPETGAFLGNFPQAFTHVGLINAAITITKAEEEAPTALHEQPDPQ, from the coding sequence ATGCACAGCCCCGACGACCAGTACGCCCCCATCGAGGACTACGCCGTCATCGGCGACTGTGCGAGTGCCGCCCTCGTCGGCACGGACGGGGCGATCGATTGGCTCTGTTGGCCGCGGTTCGACAGCCCGTCCATCTTTGCCGCCCTGCTGGACGCGGAGCGTGGGGGGCGGTTTCAGGTGCGGCCGACGCAAGACGTTTCTTCGGTGGAGCGGCGGTACATGGGGGACACGAATGTGCTGGAGACGACCTTCACGACGGAGACGGGCGTGCTTCGGCTGACGGACCTGATGCCGGTGGGGCCGCCCGAGGCGTACCGACGCGAGCTGTGGCCGACCCACGAGATCCTGCGCCGGGTGGAGTGCGTGGAGGGCACGGTCCCCGTTCAGGTGGCATGCGAGCCGCAGGTGGAGTACGCCCAGCTCGACCTGTCTTTCGAAGACCGTGGGGCACACGGGTTTTTTTACAACTACGACGGGGCCGTCCTCATCGCCCGGAGTGAAGTGCCCCTTACACCGTCGCCCGGGCAAAACGCCCTCTATGGAGAGCAGACGCTCCGGGCGGGCGACCGGCGCTTTCTCTCCCTCACCTACGACGACGAGGCGCCGGCCGTGCTGCCGCTCCTGGGGGACCACGCCCAGCGAAAGCTGGCCCGGACGATCAACTACTGGCGCGACTGGGCGGGGCAGTGCGAGTACGACGGGCCCTACCGCGACGCGGTGGTGCGGAGCGCCCTCACCCTGAAGCTCATGACCTTCGCCCCCTCGGGCGCCATCGTGGCGGCGCCCACCACCTCCCTGCCCGAAGCGATTGGGGGCGAGCGAAACTGGGACTACCGCTACTGCTGGCTCCGCGACGCGGCCCTGACGCTGCGGGCCCTGTACGAGCTGGGCTACGAAGACGAGGGGCGGGCCTTCTTCTCGTGGCTCCTGCACACCACCCGGCCGACCGCGCCGGAGCTGCAGGTCATGTACGACGTGCACGGCAATACCAACCTGACGGAGCGGACGCTGTCGCACCTGGAGGGCTACCGGCAGTCGCCGCCGGTGCGGGTGGGCAACGGCGCGCACGACCAGCTCCAGCTCGACACGTACGGGGAGCTCATCAGCGCGGCCTACGAATTTGTGCGGCGGGAGCACGAGCTCGACCCCTGGCACCGCCGCCTCCTCGTCAGCCTGGGCAACGAGGTGTGTGCCCGCTGGGAGGAGCCGGACGAGGGCATCTGGGAGGTGCGCTCCGGACGCCACCACCACACGTTTTCGAAAGCGATGTGCTGGGTCGCCCTGGAGCGCCTCCTGGCGCTGCACGAGGAGGGATACGTCACCGTCCCGGTCGACCGCTACCGGACGGAGGCGGCCCACATTCGCGCCGCGGTGGAGGAGCAGGGCTACAACGAGGAAAAGGAAAGCTACGTCGCCACGTTCGGCGGGGACCGGCTGGACGCAAGCCTGCTCCTGCTTCCCACCTACGGGTACAAGGAGGCGACGAGCCCACGCATGAAATCGACCTTTGCCCGCATCCACGAGGAACTGGCCCAGAACGGGCTCCTCCACCGGTACCCCCCCGACACCAACGACGGATTTACGTCCGAGGAAGGGGCCTTCGGCCTCTGCAGCTTCTGGGACGAAGAGATGTTCGCCCGGCTGGGGCGGCTCGACGAGGCCCGCGAAAAGCTCGGCGAGACGATCGGGTACGCGAACGACCTTGGGCTCTTTGCCGAAGAGATCGATCCGGAGACCGGGGCGTTCCTGGGCAATTTTCCCCAGGCGTTTACGCACGTCGGGCTCATCAACGCCGCCATCACCATCACGAAGGCCGAGGAGGAGGCCCCCACTGCCCTACACGAACAGCCCGATCCACAATGA
- a CDS encoding NADH-quinone oxidoreductase subunit B, which produces MAGSSGTNGQGFFTTRVDTFLNWARSNSLMPMPMGLACCAIEMMGFAGPKYDSARFGSEAMRFSPRQADLMIVAGWCSYKMSHAIRRVWDQMGDPKWCIAMGACASTGGMHRCYGVVQGVDNFLPVDVYISGCPPRPESVLHALMDIQEKIRNEYSVVQDYEFGKARERAPIMPENTNRFPGQLEKPKTSTLTLEAPDADDAEEASTPEPVAA; this is translated from the coding sequence ATGGCTGGATCCTCCGGAACCAACGGGCAGGGCTTCTTCACGACCCGTGTAGACACCTTCCTCAACTGGGCTCGCTCCAACTCGCTCATGCCCATGCCGATGGGGCTGGCCTGTTGTGCGATCGAGATGATGGGCTTCGCGGGGCCGAAGTACGACTCGGCCCGCTTCGGAAGCGAGGCCATGCGCTTCTCCCCGCGCCAGGCCGACCTCATGATTGTGGCCGGCTGGTGCTCCTACAAGATGAGCCACGCCATCCGTCGCGTGTGGGACCAGATGGGCGACCCGAAGTGGTGCATCGCGATGGGGGCCTGCGCCTCCACCGGCGGCATGCACCGCTGCTACGGCGTGGTGCAGGGCGTGGACAACTTCCTGCCGGTCGACGTCTACATCTCCGGCTGCCCGCCCCGTCCGGAGTCGGTGTTGCACGCGCTGATGGACATCCAGGAGAAGATCCGCAACGAGTACTCGGTGGTGCAGGACTACGAGTTTGGGAAGGCGCGGGAGCGCGCCCCGATCATGCCGGAAAACACGAACAGGTTTCCGGGGCAGCTTGAGAAGCCGAAAACCTCGACCCTCACCCTGGAGGCCCCGGACGCCGACGACGCGGAGGAGGCCTCCACGCCGGAGCCGGTCGCCGCGTAG
- the purB gene encoding adenylosuccinate lyase: MIDRYTRPPMGDLWSEEQKFQSWLDVELAACAAWSEIGAIPPEDVETLYDEADFDVDRIHEIEKETKHDVVAFTRAVSETLGEEKKWVHYGLTSTDVVDTAYMVRIKKANSLIRTQLDGMIETLAEKAREHKHTLTMGRTHGVHAEPTTFGLKMARYYDEMNRQKERFERAAEEMRMGKLSGAVGTFAHIPPEVERLTCERLGLKPAPISTQVLSRDRHANYLSVIAGIGATLEKMAVEVRHLQRSEVREAEEAFSAGQKGSSAMPHKRNPVGSENITGCARLLRGYMNSEFDNVALWHERDISHSSVERIVLPDATTLLHYALRRFRGIIDGLVVYEDTMRENMEETYGLYNSQRLMLKLIDTGLNREEAYDRVQPLAMTAWEEERPFQAVVAESDAITEVLSDDEIEEAFDPTYHVRNVDRIFRRVGLEE, translated from the coding sequence ATGATTGACCGCTATACCCGCCCGCCGATGGGCGACCTCTGGAGCGAAGAGCAGAAGTTTCAGTCCTGGCTCGACGTGGAGCTGGCCGCCTGTGCCGCGTGGAGCGAGATCGGCGCCATCCCGCCCGAGGACGTGGAGACCCTCTACGACGAGGCCGACTTCGACGTCGACCGCATCCACGAGATCGAGAAGGAGACGAAGCACGACGTGGTGGCCTTCACGCGGGCGGTGAGCGAGACGCTGGGGGAGGAGAAGAAGTGGGTCCACTACGGCCTCACCTCGACCGACGTGGTGGACACCGCCTACATGGTGCGCATCAAGAAGGCGAACAGCCTCATCCGCACCCAGCTCGACGGGATGATCGAGACGCTGGCGGAGAAGGCGCGGGAGCACAAGCACACCCTCACCATGGGGCGCACGCACGGGGTGCACGCCGAGCCTACGACGTTCGGCCTCAAGATGGCCCGCTACTACGACGAGATGAACCGCCAGAAGGAGCGGTTCGAGCGGGCCGCCGAGGAGATGCGGATGGGCAAGCTTTCCGGGGCCGTGGGCACGTTCGCCCACATCCCGCCCGAGGTGGAGCGCCTCACGTGCGAGCGCCTCGGCCTCAAGCCGGCGCCCATCTCCACGCAGGTCCTCTCGCGCGACCGCCACGCGAACTACCTGAGCGTGATCGCGGGCATCGGCGCCACCCTCGAAAAGATGGCCGTGGAGGTGCGGCACCTCCAGCGGAGCGAGGTGCGGGAGGCGGAAGAGGCGTTTAGCGCCGGCCAGAAGGGCTCCTCCGCCATGCCGCACAAGCGCAACCCCGTCGGCTCCGAAAACATCACCGGCTGCGCGCGGCTCCTGCGCGGCTACATGAACAGCGAGTTCGACAACGTGGCCCTCTGGCACGAGCGCGACATCAGCCACTCCTCGGTCGAGCGCATCGTGCTGCCGGACGCCACGACGCTGCTGCACTACGCCCTCCGCCGCTTCCGCGGCATCATCGACGGCCTCGTGGTCTACGAGGACACGATGCGGGAGAACATGGAGGAGACCTACGGCCTCTACAACAGCCAGCGCCTCATGCTGAAGCTGATCGACACGGGCCTCAACCGCGAGGAGGCGTACGACCGGGTCCAGCCCCTCGCGATGACGGCGTGGGAGGAGGAGCGCCCCTTCCAGGCGGTCGTGGCGGAATCGGACGCCATTACGGAGGTCCTGTCCGACGACGAAATCGAGGAGGCGTTCGACCCGACCTATCACGTCCGCAACGTGGACCGGATCTTCCGGCGGGTGGGGCTGGAGGAATGA
- a CDS encoding NADH-quinone oxidoreductase subunit C: MSKPDNPRDENPKNPEELRFHYTPTDEPGAEQETENAHAKDTTRVPAVIDALREEFGAAVLDVERYANEDTIYVEKNRIREVCRFLKEEEGFDYFVDLGGIDNFTAEDRYEVFYNLVSTERQKRLRLKVQVDEGDMQVPSVTEVYRAANWNEREAYDMFGFSFVDHPDPRRMYMPEDFDYHPLRKEFPQLGIPGSLPLPPQTPDGDLTMDPFAAAHGSQPVKSYEEPATDPDSE, encoded by the coding sequence ATGAGCAAGCCCGACAACCCTCGCGACGAAAACCCCAAGAACCCGGAGGAGCTCCGGTTCCACTACACCCCGACCGATGAGCCCGGGGCCGAACAGGAAACGGAGAACGCCCACGCGAAGGACACGACCCGCGTCCCGGCGGTCATCGACGCCCTGCGGGAGGAGTTTGGGGCGGCAGTCCTCGACGTGGAGCGCTACGCGAACGAGGATACCATTTACGTCGAGAAGAACCGCATTCGAGAGGTCTGCCGCTTCCTCAAAGAGGAGGAGGGCTTCGACTACTTCGTCGACCTCGGCGGCATCGACAACTTCACCGCGGAGGACCGCTACGAGGTCTTCTACAACCTCGTGAGCACCGAGCGGCAAAAACGCCTCCGGTTGAAGGTTCAGGTGGACGAGGGCGACATGCAGGTGCCGAGCGTGACGGAGGTCTACCGGGCGGCCAACTGGAACGAGCGGGAGGCCTACGACATGTTCGGCTTTTCCTTCGTCGACCACCCGGACCCCCGGCGCATGTACATGCCGGAGGACTTCGACTACCACCCGCTGCGCAAGGAATTCCCGCAGCTGGGCATTCCGGGCTCGCTGCCGCTCCCCCCGCAGACGCCGGATGGGGACCTGACGATGGACCCCTTTGCCGCCGCCCACGGCTCCCAGCCGGTCAAGAGCTACGAGGAGCCCGCCACCGACCCCGACTCCGAATAG